The Solanum lycopersicum chromosome 6, SLM_r2.1 genome has a window encoding:
- the LOC101255413 gene encoding uncharacterized protein isoform X4, protein MDTNPDDFASISNFISPMRGLEARVDHVKSECSSRRVSSNKEYINSDKAEMPKLSVEPLHMKRKKRSGGCNLRKSLAWDRAFSTEEGVLDPLELSLLSGSLVKTRGETLFTINEEERNPTSNDSLHDASSVYLSSNKRSTFKGIRAVALKEENRKASTKIPASHNGRIISKSSSCSRLLSSASLKRPANMNHGKSATKDSKLPKCQVSKPSSCLLPTNSKSSIPRASHFKHQVTDSAYGIQKNLGLMSSSRKLRNSQEKAKADAAPLKDKSSSCIFRGNDEKSPSKLQASIESSPVNNSSNTGVEMNRNATLPSTRAHSSESHDVCTPFVLPLPHRTRTAVSSMPYLPAQAMKPSGLRRPSPSLGFFRQTKASDTHRLSKVESNLCPLQRSGDLRPPETLARQEGNDDLANLNSKVLGSESESSTSSYRVSKTGLEGNSVERVNIPSSVIKKLDLVSDNFRDHAGNFDEQVLDHIKHEENKLQDTELLMNGKQHPPQTGKLEYINKNGDLMNFTPSFIENKGSAGSGFRDSELPQASYNSESLVLHRLEDGNPNEAEESDISSVIDGLICNSKYGNMIHLSGEVMKEGFMGGCNNLTGGEFEKVKSFAVEDDGIFDNDKYIMKIKSNLSKVQRELRNIGGGNCEPLNLTGSNFSEVKIEMLEVAYQHEDSHNLKEAFTCKQITDRAQTGGLVADISSVTLSGENCETDPDGLSIYSEHKSHPGSVLHSSGQSLSKHVYIDQSQDGQIDETGFSGLPYRSDESVFDRFDVTSVQTMVGEDPAEIMCPSPVKITLPSNCNHSTDEEVNPDKILASSTTCLEFGSSSSRTRDKMVSDVPGSIGECRKPIIESVLKVVDETEIHNSLNCHNDGNLTSSMEFGSSSRGTQNVIGSGILGPVGEGNKLINGVLLSKGMNELEIQDSSIKLNDGNETITLKLGMLSPESLKVEESHMCSHADFIPSSSTEPGRHKVVLESLHTPPKLRDARQANEVGKTTNALTNIIQIEDAHVETYNKDAHLLPKKAPITVVEECESSNAFENFREVFPSQRSVDAGGLKSPSFLNQESSPIHGSDNDADNLDTIHCVAGDQTSSRIKRTVDDMLNEDILVKESETGKLSGSESSQNELCPGLEDTEQCTNCATILPVKDAESCLKKANLLILPPRDAVPFSDEWLAAMEAAGEDILTMKGGAVQNSPQEKSLPEPSPWSPVKKKNNQLGPYDCTKFHHNGPPDS, encoded by the exons ATGGACACCAATCCCGACGATTTCgcttcaatttcaaatttcatttccCCAATGA GAGGACTGGAGGCTCGGGTAGATCATGTAAAATCAGAATGTTCATCTCGTAGAGTTTCCAGCAATAAAGAATATATCAATTCAGACAAAGCAGAAATGCCTAAACTTAGTGTGGAGCCGCTGcacatgaagaggaagaagaggagTGGTGGTTGCAATTTGCGGAAAAGTTTAGCATGGGATAGAGCCTTTTCAACTGAAGAAG GTGTTTTGGATCCATTGGAACTTTCTCTGCTTAGTGGTTCATTGGTTAAAACACGCGGAGAGACCTTGTTCACCATCAATGAAGAAGAGCGAaatccaacttcaaatgactCTCTACATGATGCTAGTTCAGTTTATTTGAGCTCGAACAAAAGAAGTACGTTTAAAGGAATTCGAGCTGTAgctttaaaagaagaaaatcggAAG GCCTCAACTAAAATACCAGCGTCTCACAATGGTAGAATTATCTCCAAATCTAGTAGCTGTTCTCGACTTTTGTCTTCCGCTTC ACTAAAAAGGCCTGCAAACATGAATCATGGAAAATCTGCGACCAAGGATTCCAAGTTACCGAAATGTCAAGTTTCAAAGCCAAGTTCTTGCTTGTTGCCTACAAACTCTAAGAGTAGCATACCAAGAGCAAGTCATTTTAAACATCAAGTAACTGATTCTG CTTATGGTATTCAGAAAAATCTAGGATTAATGAGCTCCTCCAGAAAGTTGAGAAATAGCCAAGAGAAAGCAAAAGCTGACGCTGCACCTTTAAAGGATAAATCTTCATCATGCATTTTCAGAGGAAATGAT GAGAAATCACCATCAAAATTACAGGCATCAATTGAATCTTCTCCAGTTAATAATTCTAGCAATACTGGAGTGGAGATGAACCGAAATGCCACACTTCCATCTACCCGAGCACATTCATCTGAAAGTCATGATGTATGTACACCATTCGTACTTCCTCTTCCTCACAGAACTCGTACTGCTGTTAGCAGTATGCCATACCTGCCCGCACAAGCCATGAAACCATCAGGTCTGCGGAGGCCCTCACCTTCCTTGGGATTTTTTCGTCAG acaAAAGCTTCAGATACACATCGCTTGTCGAAAGTCGAGTCTAATTTGTGCCCATTACAAAGGTCTGGTGATCTGAGGCCACCAGAGACACTAGCAAGGCAAGAAGGCAATGACGACTTAGCAAATCTAAACTCTAAGGTACTAGGATCTGAATCAGAAAGCTCAACATCATCCTACAGAGTATCTAAAACGGGCTTGGAAGGAAACAGTGTAGAAAGAGTGAATATTCCAAGTAGTGTTATTAAGAAGCTTGATCTAGTCAGTGATAATTTCAGAGATCATGCTGGTAATTTTGATGAGCAAGTACTGGATCACATCAAGCACGAAGAAAACAAGCTTCAGGATACGGAATTGCTGATGAACGGCAAGCAACATCCACCACAAACGGGAAAACTtgaatatataaacaaaaatggTGATCTCATGAACTTCACTCCTagttttatagaaaataaaggcTCTGCTGGATCAGGTTTTAGAGATTCTGAGTTACCACAAGCTAGCTACAATTCAGAATCTCTAGTTCTACATAGACTGGAAGATGGCAATCCAAATGAAGCAGAAGAATCTGACATTTCTTCAGTAATTGATGGTTTGATTTGTAACTCAAAGTATGGgaatatgattcatttgagcggGGAGGTGATGAAGGAAGGTTTCATGGGAGGCTGCAATAATTTAACTGGTGGAGAATTTGAGAAGGTCAAGTCCTTTGCAGTTGAAGATGACGGGATCTTTGATAATGATAAGTACATTATGAAGATTAAGAGCAATTTGAGCAAAGTCCAGAGAGAGCTAAGGAATATTGGAGGAGGGAACTGTGAGCCCTTGAATCTCACAGGTTCAAACTTTAGTGAAGTAAAGATTGAAATGTTAGAAGTTGCATATCAGCATGAAGATTCTCATAATCTGAAAGAAGCTTTTACCTGCAAACAGATCACAGATAGAGCACAAACAGGAGGTTTAGTAGCAGATATCTCAAGTGTAACTTTATCTGGTGAAAATTGCGAGACTGATCCTGATGGGCTTTCAATTTACTCAGAACATAAGTCCCATCCTGGTAGCGTATTGCATTCAAGTGGCCAGTCCCTTAGTAAACATGTTTACATAGATCAAAGCCAAGATGGACAGATTGATGAAACTGGTTTCTCTGGTCTTCCATATCGATCAGATGAAAGTGTTTTTGATAGGTTTGATGTAACAAGTGTACAGACAATGGTTGGAGAAGATCCTGCGGAAATCATGTGTCCTAGTCCTGTCAAAATTACTCTTCCCAGTAATTGCAATCATTCAACAGATGAAGAAGTCAATCCTGATAAGATTCTTGCAAGTTCAACTACCTGTCTGGAATTTGGTTCATCTTCTAGTAGAACAAgagacaaaatggtatcagatgTACCTGGTTCAATTGGCGAATGTAGGAAACCAATTATAGAGTCTGTGTTGAAAGTGGTGGATGAAACTGAAATACACAATTCATTGAACTGTCACAATGATGGAAATTTAACTTCCTCTATGGAATTTGGTTCATCTTCCAGGGGAACACAAAATGTAATTGGATCTGGTATACTTGGTCCAGTGGGTGAAGGTAACAAATTGATCAACGGTGTGCTCCTCTCCAAAGGAATGAATGAACTTgaaattcaagattcatcaatCAAGCTAAATGATGGTAATGAGACCATCACATTGAAGCTTGGTATGCTGTCTCCGGAAAGCTTGAAAGTTGAAGAGTCACACATGTGCAGCCATGCAGACTTCATCCCTTCCAGTTCAACAGAACCGGGGCGTCATAAGGTTGTATTAGAGAGTCTTCATACTCCTCCAAAACTCAGAGATGCAAGACAAGCAAATGAAGTTGGAAAGACAACAAATGCCCTCACAAATATCATACAGATAGAAGATGCGCACGTGGAGACATATAACAAAGATGCCCACTTGTTGCCTAAAAAAGCCCCTATTACTGTGGTGGAAGAATGTGAAAGCAGCAATGCCTTTGAGAATTTTCGAGAAGTTTTTCCATCACAAAGAAGTGTTGATGCAGGTGGATTAAAAAGCCCAAGTTTTCTGAACCAGGAGTCATCTCCGATTCATGGGAGTGATAATGATGCGGATAATCTGGATACTATCCACTGTGTTGCAG GGGATCAAACCTCATCAAGAATCAAAAGGACGGTAGATGACATGTTGAATGAAGATATTCTGGTGAAGGAATCTGAAACTGGTAAACTTAGTGGAAGTGAGAGTTCTCAAAATGAACTTTGCCCTGGGCTGGAAGATACCGAACAATGCACAAATTGCGCCACCATTTTGCCAGT CAAGGATGCTGAGAGCTGTCTGAAGAAGGCCAATCTTTTGATATTACCACCACGGGATGCAGTTCCATTTTCTGATGAATGGTTGGCAGCAATGGAAGCTGCAGGGGag GATATATTAACAATGAAAGGCGGTGCTGTACAAAACTCACCTCAAGAGAAATCCTTACCTGAGCCAAGCCCATGGTCTCCG gtgaagaagaaaaacaatcaaCTTGGACCGTATGACTGTACAAAGTTCCACCACAATGGGCCTCCTGACTCCTGA